The Candidatus Binatia bacterium nucleotide sequence GCCGGAATCGCTCCCGCCGGCGCCGGCGGCGACGCGCGTGGGGCACGTCCATCTCCATGTCGCCGATCTCGAGGCGGCCAAGCGCTTCTACGTCGACGTGCTCGGGTTCGACGTCGTGGCGCGCTATGGCGCGGAGGCGCTCTTCGTCTCCGCGGGCGGGTACCATCATCACGTGGGGCTGAATACGTGGGCCGGGAAGGGCGCGCCGGCGCCGCCGCCGGGATCGGCCGGGCTTCGCTGGTTCGCGCTGGAGCACGCGAGCGCGGCCGGGCGGGACGAGACCGCGGCGCGCGCGCGAGCGGCGGGGCTCGACGTCGAAGCGATCGATGCGGACTACCTGGTGCGCGATCCCTCGGGAAACGGGGTCCGGCTCACCGCACGATCGTGAGCGGCGTGCGGGCCCGCCGGGCGCCCGCGCGCACCTCGACGAAGTAGCTCCCGGACGCCACGGGGCGGCCCCGGTCATCGCGGCCGTCCCAATGCCACGCGTGCTCGCCCACGCCCAGTTCCCCCAGCTCGACCACGCGGACGCGACGCCCGGCCGCATCCAGGATCCGGAGCGAGGCGGCCGAAGGGCCGCCCAGGGTGAAGCGCAGATCGGCGGCGCCGCCCGAGGGGTTGGGACGCGCTCTCTGGACCAGGAAGCGCGGCGCCGTGCCGGACGGGTCGGCGGGAGGATTCTCCGCGTACGTGGGGGTCCCCTTCCGCAGCGTCATCATGTCGAAGACGGTCCCGTCCTCCTGGATCGCGCGCAGCGTGAGCGAATCCGCGGCCACGTCCACGGCCACGAGATGGAAGATGCTGCGCGAAAGCGCCTCGTAGGGCGCCGGAGCCGTGAGCGCGTAGAGCGCGCGGCCGCCGCCGCCGGCGACGACGTACACCGGCCCGTGCGGGTTGAAATAGGCGGGCTCCTGGACCTGGTCCACCGCGCTGCCCGAGACGATCGGATAGGTCCGCGTGTAGAAGTGATTGTGCCCCTGGAACACCATGTCCACG carries:
- a CDS encoding VOC family protein encodes the protein LYLSDPDGNGIEIYRDRPRGEWPHAADGSVAMTIDALDLESLVAESPAAARGDLRHLTPESLPPAPAATRVGHVHLHVADLEAAKRFYVDVLGFDVVARYGAEALFVSAGGYHHHVGLNTWAGKGAPAPPPGSAGLRWFALEHASAAGRDETAARARAAGLDVEAIDADYLVRDPSGNGVRLTARS